The following are encoded in a window of Alkalidesulfovibrio alkalitolerans DSM 16529 genomic DNA:
- a CDS encoding DUF523 domain-containing protein, whose amino-acid sequence MRQKPLVVISACLAGQRTRYNAALIHSQRLIDFLTERFRLFPVCPEVEAGLPVPREPINLHGSPLAPSLIGVQTGADYTFRVTERCLEILDHLEHDPPSGMVLKSRSPTCAAVTPIPVHDTMARPSGQALGVFARLARRRFPDVPVADERILSFSPALDGFARVVGAKAYTEAAPPEENS is encoded by the coding sequence ATGCGCCAAAAACCCCTGGTGGTCATAAGCGCCTGTCTGGCCGGGCAGCGCACCCGCTACAACGCGGCCCTGATCCATTCGCAGCGACTGATCGACTTCCTCACCGAGCGCTTCCGGCTTTTCCCCGTCTGCCCCGAGGTGGAGGCGGGCCTGCCCGTGCCGCGCGAGCCCATCAACCTCCACGGCTCTCCCCTCGCTCCCTCGCTGATCGGGGTGCAGACCGGCGCGGACTACACCTTCCGCGTCACCGAGCGCTGCCTGGAAATACTGGATCATTTGGAGCACGACCCGCCCTCGGGCATGGTACTAAAAAGCCGCTCGCCGACCTGCGCCGCCGTGACCCCGATTCCGGTGCACGACACCATGGCTCGGCCCTCGGGCCAGGCTTTGGGCGTATTCGCCCGGCTGGCCCGCCGCCGCTTTCCCGACGTGCCCGTGGCGGACGAACGCATCCTGTCCTTCTCACCGGCCCTGGACGGCTTTGCGCGCGTGGTCGGCGCCAAGGCCTATACCGAGGCCGCGCCCCCGGAGGAGAACTCATGA
- a CDS encoding peptidase M15, with protein MPHAPLEPLQNATPGTAALIGYQPRHFDLAELVPPEMHRAQSAERLWGLLDARMLWSIDALRDIYGPMVCNTWAAGGEHRYRGLRPHDCSVGAALSDHKFGRAVDIVPVRTTAEAIRADIRDAERRSGENPAFAWISVVETNVSWLHLGFRNHPRDARGILWVEG; from the coding sequence ATGCCGCATGCGCCGCTTGAGCCCCTGCAAAACGCCACTCCAGGCACCGCCGCACTAATCGGATACCAGCCGAGACACTTCGATCTCGCCGAACTCGTGCCGCCGGAGATGCACCGTGCGCAGTCCGCCGAGCGGCTGTGGGGATTGCTCGACGCGCGCATGCTGTGGAGCATCGACGCCCTGCGCGACATCTACGGCCCGATGGTCTGCAACACCTGGGCCGCGGGCGGCGAGCACCGCTACCGGGGGCTCCGGCCCCACGACTGCTCCGTGGGCGCGGCCCTTTCCGACCACAAATTTGGGCGAGCGGTGGATATCGTGCCCGTGCGGACCACGGCCGAGGCCATCCGGGCCGACATCAGGGACGCCGAGCGGCGCAGCGGAGAGAACCCGGCCTTCGCCTGGATCAGCGTGGTCGAGACGAACGTCTCCTGGCTTCACCTGGGATTTCGCAACCACCCGCGCGACGCGCGCGGGATTCTCTGGGTGGAGGGATAA
- a CDS encoding MogA/MoaB family molybdenum cofactor biosynthesis protein encodes MIECATIGLTAPEGLALDAGDMCALASAPLFHAPVPVLICDPSGPCLRAGQTLSRDGQPVFRVAGRMVWPMDRPAPVVAALTALRPTALPGQAEFSVATDGFSLAWITLSDKGSRGERVDASGPLIEEMARADMPVSIARGQVIPDDLGLLRGLLATLALIEGFDVILTTGGTGLGPRDITPEATLPLIEKRLPGFERAMTAVSLQKTPHAAISRAVAGTIGQSIVVNLPGSPKAVRETLQAILPALPHAVEKLRGDPADCGG; translated from the coding sequence ATGATCGAGTGCGCGACCATCGGCCTGACGGCCCCCGAAGGCCTGGCCCTGGACGCGGGCGACATGTGCGCCCTGGCCAGCGCGCCGCTGTTCCACGCGCCCGTGCCCGTGCTGATCTGCGACCCGTCCGGCCCCTGCCTTCGCGCGGGCCAGACTCTCTCGCGCGACGGCCAGCCCGTCTTCAGGGTCGCGGGCCGCATGGTCTGGCCCATGGACAGGCCCGCGCCCGTGGTCGCGGCGCTGACCGCGCTTCGCCCCACGGCCCTTCCGGGCCAGGCGGAGTTCAGCGTGGCCACGGACGGCTTCTCCCTGGCCTGGATCACCCTTTCCGACAAGGGCAGCCGGGGCGAACGCGTGGACGCCTCCGGCCCCCTGATCGAGGAGATGGCCCGCGCCGACATGCCCGTGAGCATTGCGCGCGGCCAGGTCATCCCCGACGACCTCGGCCTTTTGCGAGGCCTCCTGGCGACGCTCGCGCTCATCGAGGGCTTCGACGTCATCCTGACCACCGGCGGCACGGGCCTTGGCCCGCGCGACATCACGCCGGAGGCCACCTTGCCGCTCATCGAAAAGCGCCTGCCCGGCTTTGAACGGGCCATGACCGCCGTGTCGCTGCAAAAGACCCCGCACGCGGCCATCTCGCGCGCCGTGGCCGGGACCATCGGGCAGAGCATCGTGGTCAACCTGCCCGGCTCGCCCAAGGCCGTACGCGAGACGCTTCAGGCCATTTTGCCAGCCCTGCCCCACGCCGTGGAGAAGCTGCGCGGCGACCCGGCCGACTGCGGGGGATAG
- the rfbA gene encoding glucose-1-phosphate thymidylyltransferase RfbA, with amino-acid sequence MKGIILAGGSGTRLSPITRGVCKQLLPLYDKPMVYYPLSVLMLAGIREIALISTPEDLPRFERMFGTGEQLGLSLTYIEQPRPEGLAQAFILAEDFIGPDPVCLVLGDNVFHGHGLSRKLQECARLIKGGIVFGYKVKDPERYGVVEFDASGCVKSIEEKPSKPKSRYAVTGLYFYDNTVVQIAKELLPSSRGELEITDVNNAYLARGELRVEFLGRGHAWLDTGTFESLHQAAGFVQVIQQRQDVVVACIEEIAYRMGFIGLDALEELGREMSKNSYGQYILDIVREERARQSD; translated from the coding sequence ATGAAGGGCATCATTCTGGCCGGTGGATCGGGCACACGGCTTTCCCCCATCACGCGGGGCGTGTGCAAACAGCTTTTGCCGCTGTACGACAAGCCCATGGTCTATTATCCGCTCTCCGTGCTCATGCTTGCGGGCATTCGTGAGATCGCCCTGATTTCCACGCCCGAGGATCTGCCGCGCTTCGAGCGCATGTTCGGCACGGGCGAACAACTCGGCCTCTCGCTGACCTACATCGAGCAACCCCGGCCCGAGGGGCTGGCCCAGGCCTTCATCCTGGCCGAGGACTTCATCGGCCCAGACCCGGTCTGCCTCGTGCTCGGCGACAACGTCTTCCACGGCCACGGCTTGTCGCGGAAGCTGCAGGAGTGCGCGCGGCTGATTAAGGGCGGCATCGTCTTCGGCTATAAGGTCAAGGACCCCGAACGCTACGGCGTGGTGGAGTTCGACGCGAGCGGGTGCGTGAAGAGCATCGAGGAGAAGCCAAGCAAGCCCAAGTCGCGCTACGCGGTCACGGGGCTCTACTTCTACGACAACACGGTGGTTCAGATCGCCAAGGAGCTTTTGCCTTCGTCTCGGGGCGAGCTTGAAATCACGGACGTGAACAACGCCTATCTGGCGCGCGGCGAACTACGCGTGGAATTCCTGGGACGCGGCCACGCCTGGCTCGACACGGGCACCTTCGAGTCGCTGCATCAGGCGGCCGGATTCGTGCAGGTCATCCAGCAGCGCCAGGACGTGGTCGTGGCCTGCATCGAGGAGATCGCCTACCGCATGGGCTTCATCGGGCTGGACGCGCTGGAGGAATTGGGCCGCGAGATGAGCAAGAACAGTTACGGCCAGTATATCCTGGACATTGTGCGCGAGGAGCGCGCCCGACAGTCCGATTGA
- a CDS encoding response regulator, whose amino-acid sequence MLIADDDRMDRTVLEKILGRSSTVHTANDGEEALDMFGKAIDEGAPYDVVILDIIMPGIDGVTACKLMRLIERARGVAGRSRFFFISAHHDLRGIGEGVFPEGRNVFFSKPVLNSIGEISRVVQTAGRGRSARALA is encoded by the coding sequence ATGCTCATCGCAGATGACGACCGCATGGACAGGACGGTCCTGGAGAAGATCCTTGGCCGGTCGAGCACCGTGCACACGGCGAACGACGGCGAAGAGGCCCTGGACATGTTCGGGAAGGCCATCGATGAAGGTGCGCCTTACGACGTGGTCATCCTTGACATCATCATGCCTGGAATCGATGGCGTCACGGCCTGCAAGCTTATGCGTCTGATCGAACGCGCCAGAGGGGTGGCGGGGCGGTCGAGATTCTTTTTCATCAGTGCGCACCACGATCTGCGCGGGATAGGGGAGGGCGTTTTCCCCGAAGGAAGGAACGTGTTTTTCAGCAAGCCGGTCCTGAACTCCATCGGCGAGATCAGCCGGGTCGTCCAGACGGCCGGAAGGGGCAGGAGCGCGAGGGCCTTGGCTTGA
- a CDS encoding DUF1614 domain-containing protein — MARGPFVHLPLAGLVMILFFVGLIFLFVIIQVGAITIAFAKLGLTPQQGFMLLLATLIGAAVNLPLLRTGRQVRVCVPDLSALFRHQRGPWMRCEEGRLVDQTIVVNMGGCLIPCLLSFWLVSRMGLTVPLIAATVLVSLVCYKLARPVQGVGIGIPILVPPLITALAAITLAPPDHAPAVAYVAGSMGTLIGADVLHLMNRRTMSALEAPTLSIGGAGTFDGIFITGILAVLLA; from the coding sequence ATGGCGCGCGGACCCTTTGTCCATCTTCCCCTGGCCGGGCTGGTCATGATCCTCTTCTTCGTGGGACTCATATTCCTGTTCGTCATCATCCAGGTGGGAGCCATCACCATCGCTTTCGCCAAGCTCGGCCTGACGCCACAACAAGGCTTCATGCTGCTTCTGGCCACCTTGATCGGGGCGGCCGTTAATCTGCCGCTGCTCCGCACCGGCCGCCAGGTGCGCGTCTGTGTCCCCGACCTCTCGGCCCTTTTCCGCCACCAGCGCGGCCCCTGGATGCGCTGTGAGGAGGGCCGCCTCGTGGATCAGACCATTGTGGTGAACATGGGCGGCTGCCTGATTCCCTGCCTGCTCTCGTTCTGGCTCGTCTCACGCATGGGGCTGACCGTTCCCTTGATCGCGGCCACGGTCCTGGTCAGTCTGGTGTGCTACAAGCTGGCCAGACCCGTGCAGGGCGTGGGCATCGGCATTCCCATTCTGGTGCCGCCCCTGATCACGGCCCTGGCGGCCATCACCCTGGCCCCGCCCGACCACGCCCCGGCCGTGGCCTACGTGGCCGGGTCCATGGGCACGCTCATCGGCGCGGACGTGCTGCACCTCATGAACAGACGGACCATGAGCGCGCTCGAGGCCCCCACGCTGTCCATCGGCGGCGCGGGCACCTTCGACGGCATCTTCATCACCGGCATCCTGGCCGTGCTCCTGGCCTGA